In Schizosaccharomyces osmophilus chromosome 1, complete sequence, the genomic window AAGCAAATACCGAAAACGGGGATGGATTTGGATTCAATAACGCGGCGGACACGTTCTACAGTTAAGTCCATAAGAGAAGGGTCACCGGGACCGTTGCTAATAAATAAACCATCataatcttcttttgaataatcATAATCCCAAGGTACAACCAACAATTCAACACCACGGGTAACAAAGCAGCGAATTTGATTGTATTTCATACCAACGTCAACAGCGATGATTCGCATAGTTTTACCATCGGCTTTTTTGAGTGCTTTTGAGGAATGGGGTTCATaaagttttggtttttttatagaaaCTTCAGCAGTTAGATTTTCAGCATTAGGATTTTTCCAAGAAATGTCTTCGAACTGATCTTTCCAGTTGCGGCCAAGATCAGAAATTTCAGAGGGTTCAAGATGTTTGTCACCTTTTTGTAGAAGCAAGCGGCCAAGCATAGAGCCTTGCTTgcgtattttttttgttaaagcACGAGTATCAATACCAAAAATACCGGGGATTCCTTGTTCTTTAAGCCAATCGCCCAAGGAAGAGTGAGCTAGAAAGTGAGAGTAATTTTGAGAGTAGGAAGAAATAATTATAGCAGAGACATGAATTTCATTAGATTCAAAGTACTTGGGAATGCCTTTGATGGCATCTTCAATACTTCTGTCAGGAACACCATAGTTACCAATGTTGGGGAACGTAAAAACCAGCATTTGACCGCGGTAGGAAGGATCTGTCAATGATTCCGGATATCCTACCATACCCGTTTGGAACACCAATTCGCCAGACACCGACTTGTCAGCTCCGAAAGAGTAACCTTGAAGGACGCTTTGGTCTTCAAGCTCTAAAGCCATCAACTTGTATTGTTTGCTTTCACCGTCTACAGAGTACAGCACAGGCGAGTGGCCCGTAGCAGGTTCAGTCGCATTACCTTCTACGGCTTTAGGTGCATGAACCCTGGGCATACCCAGAGCTTCGCTCTGAACTAGCGGAAAAGATGAAGGCAAAGAAGGCAGCAATCCGGACATGGCGTTTAATTAACAACTATGGCTCAAGACTAGCGATTCCCCTGATTTGCTTTGGAGGCAGTGTTTGTCTCAGGCTACGTTTATAAAGTGCTGCAGTGAAAAATTTCTGATCCTCTCTTCAGAATACAGCATACATCAATTCTTGTCTCTTCTAATAAATAGAATTCTATACTTCggttttatattttttctatttacgATTATACCACACAAACCAAACGAAAATATACCTACGTTTGGACCAAATCTGAAAAATTACTGCTGTACGAAACTGATTTCAATGACTGATATCAGAACTTGGAAACAATTCCAATTACATACTTATGTAAAACCACGttaacttctttttgtaaaaagtTAACGTCTTTCGTTAAACCTACTTTGCGAAAgccaaagcaaaaactaaagtaaatgaaaaagaaaaaaagaaaaagtatttgCTGCACTAGCTACAAAGCTTATTGTATCGTTTCAGCTATATGAATACATTTATAGTGGAATTTTCTTGTTATTTGTCTTTTGGTCAACGTAGTTAACGTTTCATGAAACTCGCGGTGTAAATTTTTCTGTTCAGCAACGTTTCCCAAAAGCGTACTAGGTTTccaatgaaaaagtatacattgaaaacaaattgccAGCCATACGTGAGTACAACTCCTCAGTAGTCTTTAAACAAGCAAAATTTCTATTTAACCATATACCTGATGTTGGcggaaataaaaaacgtTGATGTCGGCTCCAAACAAGTCGAAAGTTGTGACTTGGATTTTTGCTTACATACTTGCACTCCTTTGCGGTGTTTTTGTTATAATATTTCGTTCAGCCTTGTAACTGAAATAGTGCAATGCACGGGGCTatggaaacaaataaacaatggTAATACAAAAtatgaaataaaacacGGGCGTCATATTTGGAAAACCGGTGATTTTAAAGCataaattattataaaagGTGAAATACATTTATATACATAGTAGTAATTGCCATCTCATTCTGTTGATGGTAATCCGTACTACAAGTTGCTATGGCTCATCGTCCCTTTCATTGCATTTCCAATACACACTGttcataaaatataaaggcTGTTGACCCCAGGTtatccaatttttcaaaagacaCCTGCCAAAGACTTCCAAGCCTATGGGATCACATTGTAACCACTCTTTCAGGAATGGGTGTAAAGAAGGTTTTCTAGAATGGTAATCAGGAACACTAACGAGGGTGtaattttcttgtattcttttacAATGCTTTTGCAAATAGTCTGGCGTAGCTCCTATAATTAATTGTTCCCATGGCTTACgcatttttgaatgaatgTCAAACAAGGGGTCACCATGCATAGTTATTTTTAACCAAATCCATGTCGCAACATAGCACATATTCCAGGAAGGAAGCAAATCGTTTTTAATAAAGTCGATgtactttttcttattcgtACACCAGACGGCCACGATACcctctttttttagtaGATGTTTGATGGGGATATCTCTCAAGTATCCCAAGTGCCTATTTACAGGATATGTGTTTCTTCTAGCGACTGACCGATTTGGCCAAGGGGGATCAAGGACAACTGCGTCTAACTTCATGTCTTCCAGCGCTTCTAGCAGCACGTTGGAAGTTTTTTCAACATCACCCATTATAAAAGAAGCCCCGGGAGGAACGTAAAAAATCGACCACTCAGGCACTGATTGATCTTCGTTCACAATCGTCTTGACACCGTTTAATTTTAATCGAACTATATGGCTGCTCCGATTGCAAAGAAACTGTTGATATAGATCTTCAAGACCATACTCTTGTACACTTGAATCTTGAAGTGTTATGATGGATAACACAGGCGGgatttgcttcaaaatataaatcATAGAACGATATTGTCCTGTAAGCTCTTCTTTTGTCCGAAAGTCCATCACTAAATGGCTTCTCCTGTAGGGGGAAGCTTCCGGGATGTGTGTTAcagatgaagaaatttCATTATCAACCTTTCGGTGCTTGGTGACCAATTCTCTTTCACCAAGCTTATTTGAGGATTTTTTGATCCAAGTACAAATCTGTACAAGAGCATCCAGAGTTTGCAATACCAACGGATCTGCTTCTTCTGATGACCCAACATGTTCCTTTTCAGGCAACGGGTATGGTTTCATAGTAGGCTTACTGGTTATAAACTCAAGAGAAGGTTCAAATCGGATAGAAGCTGGCGAATCTAAAAGTACGCATCGTTCATCTTGGTATAGAACAGGACAGTCAATtcccattttttttcacaaCAGCGTTCATTATAAGTAAATATCAGCTTGCCTTGTAATAGAATAACAATTCCTTTACAGCAGGATAATTTACCCAAAACTTGCAGAAACTGGCAAGAAATATAGAATCACACAAAGTATTGTTCCTTCGCACCCAAACTTAAAAGATCATTAGAAGTAAAAGTGTTCTATAGTCACCACCGACGAAGCCAAACAATGAACAATTGGATTTTACCGATTAttaagagaagaaaaattcttGAACTGGGTTTGCTGGACTTTTCtgtttatctttttacTCGTTTCAATGCCTCGTTAAAGATTCATAAAGAGGTAATGTCAATCCCCTCAGAAATCGCTACTTTTCATAGTAAGCAAAGATCGTCATTCGTACGAGTTTGATATTCTCTTAGCTTACAATATCGTAAATCCTTTAAAACTGTCTTCTCAGCATAACAAATGGGAGAAGCTACCTCAGCaaattccatttttctttgacgAAGTGATGATTTTAAGCGATTTATTTCTtaattaatatttttttattcattttcattattaTAAAAGCGTAAAAGCTCGAATTGAGGCATTTAATTTCCCTTaaataatagaaaaagcAGTTTCCGCTTCTGCCCTGGTACTCTTCCATTTCCCtttgcaattttttgaGTTAGTTTACAGGCATACCAtttctcttcttctaattctttctttaatcTGAATTTCGGTTCAATCACTTTGTTGCTTAAGCATTCTATTTTCCTTGGCTTaattattgaaattttgtGCATCTATTTGTTAGTCCATATAtacatttttgtttgcatcTTCTTGCTATATGAATCTTGACATGACCTTGGCTACcgaaaataaaacagaaCAAACCTTTAATTTCGTGAAGGAAAAGCGTAATTCGAAGTCAGATTTGGAGAACGAACCCGTTGTTCAAACGGTATCATTATCCTCCGGAAGGACGTTTGGCCATTCTCAAAACTCGATTCCGAATTGTCAACTTGTCCAAGAAGATTCTCTGTATTGCCATGCTTATGGTATAAATTCCCCCCGTGATCATTTATCATTTCCCATGGACGATGATAGTCATACCAGTAGAGACTTGGATGTTAAGCTCTCCCTGCTAAATCTCGAGCAGGATCATCCAATATCCTCTGATAATTTATCACACATTGATTCGAATCCGGAGCTTTCTAGTTCATCTAGCTTTAGCGACGATAATGAGGAGTCCTCTCCCAGTCGATGTTCTAGCCGGGTTCCTCGCAATTCCACGGAATTGTGTATGATGAACAATAATCGAATGAATCCTTACAGTCGTATTTATCGTCGTATAGCACCATCGGATCCCAAACATATTCCTCCTCAATTTCACTTTAAAAAgccttccaaaaaattcTACAATAATATTTATTCCAAGATGAAACTAAAAATGTCCGTTTTTCCCAATATCAAAAGCGAAGTATTGtcttcaaagaaagaaacctTACCCCCAAATTCAAGCGGGCAGGTAAGTTGTTATAATCATTCCTCCGATTTGCGTCGCCTTTGTCATTTTCGTACTGTTGGAACAAAATACAAACTGGTGAATAGGGTAAAGCCaaatcacaaaaaaagcatcgTCCTCGCAAAGTATGGAAGAATTGGAAAGTTTGTTGGAGAAGGAGCCAGCGGTTATGTGCGTCTGATACAAGAATCCGATGGCTCTTGTAGTCATGTGGCCAAAGTGTTTCGACCGCCTATTGACAAAAGGTTTTTACGCCGCTATGTTCGCTTTTTTATCGCAGAGTACTCGATAGCTTCTACCCTTCATCATCCCAATATAGTAAAGGTTTACGATATTATTTATGCGAAACATACTATTATCCAAGTTTTAGAATACACTCCTCTcgatttattttcttttgttgttaATGGCCATTGTTTTCCAGAAAAAGCGGATCAACTATTTTATCAGTTACTGCATGGCATTGAATATATGCATTCGGTTGGATTAGCACACAGAGATGTGAAGCTGGATAATTTGATGTTGGATAAAGAACTAAACTTAAAGATTATTGATTTTGGCactgcttttgttttccattaCCCTTTCGAATCTACTATGCTTAAAGCAGAGGGATTAGTTGGGTCGAAACCATATGTTGCGTAAGTGATTgtaatttttaaataacgAGTTTGTCTAACAATTTTTAGTCCAGAGGTTTTAAGTGGTAAACCATATGATCCCCGTGCAATCGATGCCTGGTCGTGCGCAGTGGTCTACTGGTAAGTGGATTTTTTACGACTTCTTTACTAACATTTCAAGTTGCATAGCCTTAAAGAAATTCCCTTGGAGAGCTCCAAATGAATCCaataaaagattcaaaaCATTCTTGGCCCAAATGAAAGATCCAACGCTTGAGATTGAGCTGATTAATTCATTACCAGAAAAATCAAGGATTGCTATAAAAGGCATGCTGGATCCTGATGCTGAAAAAAGATGGGATATTGGCAAAGTTTTAAGTACTTCTTGGATGAAAGACGCGGCTCTAAGTCTCAATCAATCTAATTAAGATAAACCATTattatttcctttctaataatatttattatgaaGGTCAGCCTTCATTTAACTGAGAAACATCGGTGCTGTAGAGTTATTCACTTGTAGTCTCTTGACTTCATCATGTACTTGTGCAAAGCGATTGCTTAAAACCATGAAAAGTTTGTGCTCTTCTTTTATGGTTCGAAGTAAAGCTATCAGGTTAATAAATCTCACTTCGGCAACGATAATAAAACATACCATCAGGGCTATTATTTTGAGGGGTGGTCTCAACCTGTTCCAAATGCTGTTCAAGTTCAGCAATAGTGGAAGCATATAATTGAGTGCGCTTGTCAGCATCGCCAACGAATTCTTCGAAATAAGACATCAAAGGATCATTAGAAGTATAAGGGTATATAGCACCGGgagttttgaaaagatcCAATATACGAGAGCTAATTCGTGCATTCGTAGTGTCTTTATCAACAAGCTTTTTTGTTAACTCCATTTCATCAGAATCAATAAGTAGAGCAGTAGATACGGACGATAAGCGCTAAAAAGACGGTTAGTTGACGGCCGTAGGGTCATGAGTAAAGAAACATACACGCTCTACTTCGGCTACATCTAAAGGAACAGAATTAACTAATTCGGTGACATCTGAGGACTTTGTCTGCAGCTCTTCAGCAAGCTGGATCTGTGTGAAAATCTCTTTGCTAGTTTAAATGGTTAGATCATTATATTCAAATAAAGGTTCATAAAAGCATACTCCATGTCGTCGAGGTATTTCTGAACATTTGCATCAAGGCTCGAATAGCGAGTTGTGGGATGAATGGAAGGAGTAGAGAGAGATTGCCTATATGTGTTAGCTTGGGGTGTGtgtaaaaaaaggaaatgagCTTACGCATTTGGTTGTTGGTTATTTGTAGATCCAAAGAGAGAAGTTGTTGGTTTTTGAAGACTTTGTCCAAAAAGTCCACTTTGTTGAGCAGGTTTTTGACCAAACAGACCACCGCTTGGTTGTGCCGGGGGTTGTGTCTGTCCCAATAACCCAGCGCCTGGAGTAGTAGAAGGTTGTGTTTGTCCGAACAAACCTGTGGAGGGTTGGTTCGTAGTCGAGGATGGTTGAGCTTGTCCAAAAAGACCTGTACCAGAGGATTGGGGCTGCGAAGAGCCAAACAAACCTGTGGATCCAGTAGCAGGCGGCTTGTTACCAAATAAACCACTACCACCTAGTCCGCCTGTAGATGGTTGTTGTGATTGTCCAAATAAACCGCCACTAGGTGCTGTTCCCTGAGTACTCGGTGCAGGGGCAGCAGTTGTAGATTGTGAAAAAGGTCCTCCACTTGGTGGATTTGGAGCTCCTAAGGCTGGTTTTTGTTGTCCAAAAAGGCCGCCTCCAGCACCGCCGAATGTCGACTGTGAATTGGGGGCAGCAGTCGAGGAGGCAGGAGGTTGGGAGAAGAGATTGCCTCCAGCAGTAGAAGTATTTCCTAACAAGTTTATATTAGTTTTTTCAGAAGATGCATTCATATTCTATACCTTGGTTGCCTAAGCCGAAGCCTGTCGAAGCAGGCTTATTGAATCCAAACATAATGGAAGAAAGCGAGTGTTGAAAGCACGGTAAAAAGCTGTTAGATAATTATCGTAATCTGAAAAAGCCAAGAGTTAAttgtaaagaaagaaagtgaaaaagacaaaacaCGTAGATTGGcagtaaacaaatcgtCGTCcagattcaaaaaaagcagaatGTTTCTCCAAACAcgttcaaaaaagaaacatacCTAATAACAGACTTAACCTCCTTTTTCCCAATAAtgtttttaattaaaaacGAACGTTTTTACGTTTGCTCTCAAGAGGAATGGAATCCTTTCCAGTAGCATTCATTAGTGAGGGAATGTTGGTTTGCTGTATTTCAGATACGCGACTTTCGTTATTATTTGTTAttatgtaaacaaactgttgaaaaggaaaagaaaaaaaaagaaattaaatggaagtaaagaaaaggggGCGATGAGTTCGCATTAATGAGTTAACTGCAGTTAGAAACTGTCGTCCTGCTTCAATTTATATTTAAGGAATGAGAGATGGTATATCGTTGGGCTTCAAATGTTTGTAAACATAGGAAGCCTTTTATGAATTCGCAAGAAATTCACTTGATCCCATCTGTATTCTTAGACGTAAACACTTCATACTTTGCAATGaaactaaaaagaaaagagatcATTCTAGAATAGAAAACGGGGAAATTGCTACTATTTTGTATCTCGGCGTGtccttttcatttcgccgcaaaaccaaaaacacaCTGAGCAACATTCGTTCGCCCTCCTGTTAGCCACAGCTGGCAGATAGACACTTTTGTTTAGTATCGTTACAACTTGAACGGACTCATTCAGATGCTCCCATTCATCCACAATTCCTcatcttcttgtttttcattgCACAAAATCTCAACATCAAATAGTAATATCCAACGGACAACACTAAATTGCTAAAACAGGAATGCTTAAGCCTCACTAATCGGGTTAAGGCATAAGTACACATTGCAACGAAATGGAGAGAGCCAGCGAAGCATAGGAAAAACGAGCATGCAGGGCCCTAGTGGAGGGTTCACgtaaagaagcaaattcCTCCTCCATAGTACAGCAACAACTGGCAAAAGCATTGACCGGAATTCGCGAGTTTTACAATGTCAAACGCCGATCCACATGtagaagatgaagaggaTGAATACCTATACGGTGAAACTATCGCGGAACGAAAAGAACAAGACACGCAGGACGCGCAAGCAGAGTCCTCTGCTGAGCCCATGAGCGAAGAAAGCGATGATTCTGTAaggagaaacaaaaagagtatgaaagaaaatgtacTCATACTTTATTTAGGACATCGAGTTCATTATTGAAACGAAACCAGGAGAACGAGCTGAACCTCCAGGGTAAGTTGTGTTGCGTGCCCATTCATTGGGAATGGAGCTGGAGATTTTATTGAGGATTATGAACTAACGGATTGGTTTTAGTGGCACCTCTAGCATTTATGGAGTGGGTAAGCCTGGCCTGCGAAAGCCAGCGGAACGACCAACAGTCGAAGTCAAATCAATGGAGCCTCAAGAAACCTCTGCTGCAGCAGAGACTGCACAGCAAATAGACATTAATCCTACAGCAAAAATAGACGGAAAACCCATTTTTGAAGTAGACCTGGAGTCCTTTGAAGATAAGCCCTGGCGGAAACCTGGTGCTGACATCTCTGACTACTTCAATTATGGGTTTGACGAATTCACGTGGGCAGCATACTGTGCCAAACAAACAACTTTGCGTGATGATTTTAGCCCTCAAAAGTTTATGGCTAGTCTCATGGGAGGCCCTATGCCATCCGGTGATATGAATAATGCCCCAGACTTCCAAGCTATGATGTCTGGCTTCCCCCCCTTCATGCCAATGCCACCTCCTCCTATCGCTGCAGCTTCCCAAGACGAACTCAACTACTCACGTCCCCCTTTCCCCGTTCCCACTCCTACACCTCCTCTTGCCGGTAGTGTGGATTCTGCATCGCAAATGAATAGTGGTGCAAACACTCCTTCACATGGATACCATAGTTCCAATGGTATGCATCCTTCCAACTTACGAGAAAATGAAAGTCCTGCTCGTTCACCGAACCATTATGGCAGGCCTGAAAGTGGCCACGGTCCATATCAGCAAAGCTCTGCTAGCTATGGTGGCAATACCCCAAATACTATGCAACCGTCGTCTGGAGGTAATTATAACCCGACTAGAGGCTCTTATGGCGATCGCTCTCACAATAACAATTACTCCGGACCACCTAGACGGCGACAAATGTCTCCAGACAGATACGGTGGTTATTCTAGTTCTAGAGGAAATGGCGGCCGGTATCGTCGAAATCGCTACAACTGAGGAAAACCCCGaactttttattgaaaCACAAAATTCATTTGGGAGGAACTTTGGGACGTAATAACAATGGTACATTGATCGCACATAGTAATGATTTTCTGGTTattcaaagtttttgatATCTATTTAATGCTACTACACAGTtttatccttctttttggtttgagAACATGGCCATAAAATAAAGGcacatttcattttctttcatttatttctGTTATCTAAATTTTGTGTTTGGGATAACTTTAAAAAACGTTACTAAACATCGTAAAACAATCATGCAAATGGGGAAAACTTTTTAATAATCTTGCGTCTCGTCATCCAATTCATCTAGTACCTCATGGGCATGCTTTTTGGTACTTTCGGATGTATTGGGATTATGCAAAGTGGCTTTATAACCACCACGAACATTGCCAAGATTTTTGCCCCGGATAGACTCTTCTTGTGCGAAATCACCAGTATCGAGGGTATCTTCGTCTTCATATCCTTCGTCGCCCAAAACGTTCTCTACTCCATAGTCGTTTGCGTTTCCAGACGAGCGAGTAGCATAGCCAGATGTTCTTTCAGTTCCgaaatcttcatcttcaagGCCAAGAGAACCTTCATCTATGTCATCTTCATTGTAAAGGTTTGAAACCCTGGGATCATCACGAGCGGACTTTCCGTAGAAACCACCGTAGCCAGAACTCTTCTTAGAAAATTGACCTGCCATAATAAAAACTTGATATCGTTATAAAAGCGACTCTTTAATAAGACAATCTTTGTATCATGGCCATTCGAAATGGCCGTTTATatatttggttttttagGGcacatttcattttacaTCACTTGAATTGATATTATGACAGAATTCGCAATTTGAAGACAAgtcatttcatttcttaCATTAACTACGTGTATAAGTGAGAAAACGACTCCCATTTCTTTACTTACGAATAGTCGTTCCCAGTCATTTTACGGTCATTCTACTATAAAACCATTGTGGCGATC contains:
- the ime4 gene encoding mRNA (N6-adenosine)-methyltransferase Ime4 → MGIDCPVLYQDERCVLLDSPASIRFEPSLEFITSKPTMKPYPLPEKEHVGSSEEADPLVLQTLDALVQICTWIKKSSNKLGERELVTKHRKVDNEISSSVTHIPEASPYRRSHLVMDFRTKEELTGQYRSMIYILKQIPPVLSIITLQDSSVQEYGLEDLYQQFLCNRSSHIVRLKLNGVKTIVNEDQSVPEWSIFYVPPGASFIMGDVEKTSNVLLEALEDMKLDAVVLDPPWPNRSVARRNTYPVNRHLGYLRDIPIKHLLKKEGIVAVWCTNKKKYIDFIKNDLLPSWNMCYVATWIWLKITMHGDPLFDIHSKMRKPWEQLIIGATPDYLQKHCKRIQENYTLVSVPDYHSRKPSLHPFLKEWLQCDPIGLEVFGRCLLKNWITWGQQPLYFMNSVYWKCNERDDEP
- a CDS encoding SOCG_02034-like, conserved protein, which translates into the protein MAGQFSKKSSGYGGFYGKSARDDPRVSNLYNEDDIDEGSLGLEDEDFGTERTSGYATRSSGNANDYGVENVLGDEGYEDEDTLDTGDFAQEESIRGKNLGNVRGGYKATLHNPNTSESTKKHAHEVLDELDDETQDY
- the iss1 gene encoding mRNA cleavage and polyadenylation specificity factor complex subunit Iss1; translation: MSNADPHVEDEEDEYLYGETIAERKEQDTQDAQAESSAEPMSEESDDSDIEFIIETKPGERAEPPGGTSSIYGVGKPGLRKPAERPTVEVKSMEPQETSAAAETAQQIDINPTAKIDGKPIFEVDLESFEDKPWRKPGADISDYFNYGFDEFTWAAYCAKQTTLRDDFSPQKFMASLMGGPMPSGDMNNAPDFQAMMSGFPPFMPMPPPPIAAASQDELNYSRPPFPVPTPTPPLAGSVDSASQMNSGANTPSHGYHSSNGMHPSNLRENESPARSPNHYGRPESGHGPYQQSSASYGGNTPNTMQPSSGGNYNPTRGSYGDRSHNNNYSGPPRRRQMSPDRYGGYSSSRGNGGRYRRNRYN
- the ppk8 gene encoding serine/threonine protein kinase Ppk8; its protein translation is MNLDMTLATENKTEQTFNFVKEKRNSKSDLENEPVVQTVSLSSGRTFGHSQNSIPNCQLVQEDSLYCHAYGINSPRDHLSFPMDDDSHTSRDLDVKLSLLNLEQDHPISSDNLSHIDSNPELSSSSSFSDDNEESSPSRCSSRVPRNSTELCMMNNNRMNPYSRIYRRIAPSDPKHIPPQFHFKKPSKKFYNNIYSKMKLKMSVFPNIKSEVLSSKKETLPPNSSGQVSCYNHSSDLRRLCHFRTVGTKYKLVNRVKPNHKKSIVLAKYGRIGKFVGEGASGYVRLIQESDGSCSHVAKVFRPPIDKRFLRRYVRFFIAEYSIASTLHHPNIVKVYDIIYAKHTIIQVLEYTPLDLFSFVVNGHCFPEKADQLFYQLLHGIEYMHSVGLAHRDVKLDNLMLDKELNLKIIDFGTAFVFHYPFESTMLKAEGLVGSKPYVAPEVLSGKPYDPRAIDAWSCAVVYCCIALKKFPWRAPNESNKRFKTFLAQMKDPTLEIELINSLPEKSRIAIKGMLDPDAEKRWDIGKVLSTSWMKDAALSLNQSN
- the nup45 gene encoding nucleoporin Nup45, with protein sequence MFGFNKPASTGFGLGNQGNTSTAGGNLFSQPPASSTAAPNSQSTFGGAGGGLFGQQKPALGAPNPPSGGPFSQSTTAAPAPSTQGTAPSGGLFGQSQQPSTGGLGGSGLFGNKPPATGSTGLFGSSQPQSSGTGLFGQAQPSSTTNQPSTGLFGQTQPSTTPGAGLLGQTQPPAQPSGGLFGQKPAQQSGLFGQSLQKPTTSLFGSTNNQQPNAQSLSTPSIHPTTRYSSLDANVQKYLDDMDKEIFTQIQLAEELQTKSSDVTELVNSVPLDVAEVERRLSSVSTALLIDSDEMELTKKLVDKDTTNARISSRILDLFKTPGAIYPYTSNDPLMSYFEEFVGDADKRTQLYASTIAELEQHLEQVETTPQNNSPDALLRTIKEEHKLFMVLSNRFAQVHDEVKRLQVNNSTAPMFLS